In Nitrospira sp., a single genomic region encodes these proteins:
- a CDS encoding flagellin — MALIINNNPASISAQRNLSNSTNQLGRSVERLSSGLRITRAADDAAGLGLSESLRAQIRSINQSVRNSSDGISLTQIADGAASTIGNLLSRLRELSSQSASGTVGNTERSYIDQEFVALRSEIDRIAQVTEFNGQALTSGSTISFSIAIGFRSGSGNSLSLDLNDITTNSLGISSVNVSTSANATSALANIDNAISAIATARAEYGSIQNRFEATIANLQVTSENLTAAESRIRDADIAHETAVFTKNQILVQTGISVLAQANNLPQQALALLQR, encoded by the coding sequence ATGGCATTAATCATTAACAACAACCCGGCATCAATTTCTGCCCAGCGAAATTTGTCGAACAGCACCAACCAGTTGGGACGCTCGGTCGAGCGCCTCTCTTCCGGCCTTCGGATTACGCGAGCCGCGGACGATGCCGCCGGCCTCGGACTGTCCGAATCCTTGCGGGCGCAGATCCGCAGCATTAACCAATCTGTCCGGAACTCCTCGGACGGTATCAGCTTGACGCAGATCGCGGACGGCGCCGCCTCGACCATCGGCAATCTCTTGTCGCGTCTTCGTGAACTGTCTTCGCAGTCAGCCAGCGGTACGGTCGGCAACACGGAACGGTCGTACATCGACCAGGAATTCGTGGCGTTGCGGTCGGAAATCGATCGTATCGCGCAGGTCACCGAATTCAACGGTCAGGCCCTGACCAGCGGCAGCACCATCAGCTTCTCGATCGCCATCGGGTTCAGAAGTGGATCGGGCAACTCGCTCAGCCTCGATCTCAATGACATCACCACAAACTCATTGGGGATCAGCTCAGTGAACGTGTCCACGTCGGCGAATGCGACGAGCGCGCTGGCCAACATCGACAACGCCATCAGCGCCATCGCAACCGCCCGCGCCGAATACGGGTCGATTCAGAACCGCTTCGAAGCGACGATTGCGAATCTGCAGGTCACGAGTGAAAACCTGACCGCCGCAGAGTCGCGTATCCGCGATGCGGATATTGCGCATGAAACGGCGGTGTTCACCAAGAATCAGATCCTGGTCCAGACCGGTATCTCGGTCTTGGCGCAAGCCAACAACCTCCCGCAACAGGCCTTAGCCTTGCTGCAGAGGTAG
- a CDS encoding flagellar protein FlaG: MITPVTGKADLLTTPARGGEPDHAAAKQPTAARTQPDTDNQPAAPIERATLEQAVAKVSEELKTHDTNLKFEIDDSTDRVIVKVIEKDSGEVIRQFPPKEVLNLAKYFNSSKGLLLKEQA, from the coding sequence ATGATTACACCAGTAACCGGCAAAGCAGATCTCCTGACCACACCCGCCCGCGGGGGTGAACCGGATCATGCAGCGGCTAAACAGCCGACTGCCGCACGGACGCAACCTGATACCGACAATCAGCCAGCCGCCCCGATCGAGCGGGCAACCCTCGAACAGGCGGTGGCGAAGGTCAGTGAAGAGCTGAAAACGCACGATACCAATCTGAAGTTCGAAATCGATGATTCGACGGATCGGGTGATCGTGAAGGTCATCGAAAAAGACTCGGGGGAAGTGATTCGCCAATTTCCTCCAAAAGAGGTCCTGAATCTGGCTAAGTATTTCAACAGCTCCAAGGGCCTGCTGCTCAAAGAGCAAGCCTGA
- the fliD gene encoding flagellar filament capping protein FliD, with product MATISFGGLGNGLDFGQVVEQLVKVARLPVNSLTEKKGALNSKSTDYATLSTKLIGLQSAADKLRLSTSFDRTTTSVSDTSALSAVGSSTATSGTYSLRITQLAQSHQITSKAAKTVATTTTDIVGGASGTFTFKVGTGTDQTVTLSDTATLEDLKSAINDLGAGATASIINTGNDTTPAYRLVLTSSTTGASNGITIVADNTTLDFLNSSGTGGIDTLQAAQDAIAIVGDPTLNPVTVTRSTNAISDAIAGVTLTLLETTGTSTVQVNVSRDVTAVKDNIKGLATAYNEVLKYINERTTYDVATKKGGNFFGEPTVRGVLSQIRTALSSSISGAGSLNTVGALGFKTDREGTITVDDAKLDTALSASYSNVRTLFVNQTGSAGVAQLLNTAVDSLTNVASGQLTLRKNGLAKQITSLSADILRKEDAVTKYEDRLKAQYAALDGLLRRLQSQSSSLQSNSSRGN from the coding sequence ATGGCGACGATCAGTTTCGGCGGGTTGGGCAACGGACTTGATTTCGGTCAGGTCGTGGAGCAACTGGTCAAGGTGGCACGCCTCCCGGTTAACAGCTTGACCGAGAAAAAAGGCGCCCTGAACTCAAAGTCGACGGATTACGCGACGTTGAGCACCAAGTTGATCGGCCTCCAGAGTGCCGCGGATAAGCTGCGGCTCTCGACCTCGTTTGACCGGACGACGACGAGCGTGTCCGATACCAGTGCGTTGAGTGCCGTCGGCTCTTCCACTGCCACATCGGGCACGTACTCGCTTAGGATCACCCAGCTCGCGCAGTCCCATCAAATCACCAGCAAAGCCGCTAAAACCGTGGCCACGACGACGACTGATATCGTCGGAGGGGCGTCCGGGACTTTTACCTTCAAAGTCGGCACCGGAACCGATCAAACGGTGACGCTCAGCGACACGGCCACGCTGGAAGATCTCAAGAGTGCGATTAATGACCTCGGTGCCGGAGCGACCGCTTCGATTATCAATACCGGGAACGACACGACTCCGGCCTATCGCCTCGTCCTCACGTCCTCGACCACCGGAGCCTCCAACGGCATCACCATTGTCGCAGACAATACCACGTTAGATTTCTTGAACAGCAGCGGGACCGGTGGCATCGATACCCTGCAAGCCGCCCAAGATGCCATCGCCATCGTCGGAGATCCTACGCTGAATCCCGTCACCGTGACACGAAGCACCAATGCCATCTCCGATGCCATTGCCGGCGTCACCCTCACATTGTTGGAGACAACCGGAACTTCAACCGTTCAGGTGAATGTGAGCCGAGATGTCACCGCGGTGAAGGACAATATCAAAGGGCTGGCGACCGCCTACAACGAAGTCCTCAAGTACATCAATGAGCGGACCACCTACGATGTAGCCACGAAGAAAGGCGGCAATTTCTTCGGGGAACCAACCGTTCGCGGGGTGCTGTCCCAGATTCGTACGGCACTGTCTTCATCCATATCCGGCGCAGGATCTCTGAATACCGTCGGAGCGCTGGGTTTCAAGACGGATCGAGAGGGGACCATCACCGTCGATGACGCGAAACTCGATACCGCATTGAGCGCGAGTTACAGCAATGTCCGGACCTTGTTTGTCAACCAAACCGGGAGCGCCGGAGTCGCCCAGCTGCTCAATACGGCGGTGGACTCCTTGACCAACGTCGCATCCGGTCAATTGACATTGAGAAAGAACGGACTTGCCAAGCAGATTACCAGCCTATCGGCAGACATTCTCAGAAAAGAAGATGCCGTCACCAAGTACGAAGATCGGCTCAAGGCACAATATGCGGCGCTGGATGGTCTCCTCAGACGTCTCCAGAGCCAAAGCAGTTCACTTCAATCCAATTCCTCTCGTGGAAACTGA
- the fliS gene encoding flagellar export chaperone FliS — protein sequence MVAQYAQQYQQTQILTSSRVQIVVLLYDAAIQSIELTRRAIETNNLPDKARFIGRAISIVGELDSVLDYEQGGDIAKSLHRLYDYMLSELVEANAKHVSSRLDGPARCLTTLREAWREVATQQQAPLALAR from the coding sequence ATGGTTGCACAATACGCCCAGCAGTATCAGCAAACGCAGATCCTCACCTCTTCCCGGGTACAGATCGTGGTCTTACTCTATGACGCCGCCATTCAATCTATCGAATTGACCCGGCGCGCCATTGAAACCAACAACTTACCGGACAAAGCGCGATTCATAGGCCGGGCGATCTCGATCGTAGGGGAACTCGACAGCGTGTTGGATTACGAGCAGGGGGGAGACATCGCGAAGTCGCTGCATCGTCTCTATGACTACATGTTGAGCGAACTCGTTGAAGCCAACGCCAAACATGTGAGCTCCCGGCTCGATGGGCCGGCTCGCTGCCTCACGACGTTGCGCGAAGCCTGGAGAGAGGTCGCGACCCAACAGCAGGCCCCGTTGGCGTTGGCCCGTTAA
- a CDS encoding diguanylate cyclase produces MSTQPHDGLSRILLVGTPLFHRDMRWTQLARQGFAFTPVTKRHCTLDSDSTANVQAIVYQVGARATDTFAFLEAVATRQSDLCVILVGRNQKPDMVAQFLRQGAFDYVNWPGALSRLTDSLNCGLRNRQTFLEVRNLSGDLASANQSLARERDTLKQFNQRLAGLNQLTQALARSLKPEDVVQALFTGLPALTGAELIGLVRTNPEHVWTWSQGGDQERERTLTTQLLGRLGRSPQRVTSGATTLRLVGSRPMPLMRGEDALLAHPQPETHAMHDIPLAIGPHAIGVLHVQRAGSAPFTEDEQQLLATIGTSLSLTLRNADAHQDLQDMALRDPLTGVFNRRALDEPLMRELKAGLRYGAPACLMILDLDYFKTVNDRLGHTAGDLVLRELASLMTDTVRDVDTVGRYGGEEFAIILPHTSIEQAQPLAERLRNLIETHAFDVEDGTVRLTASIGIAEVCNPAIAAVEDWVNAADTALYDAKAQGRNRVVVHAPAPLAPVQAATLCVAA; encoded by the coding sequence GTGAGCACACAACCGCATGACGGTCTTTCGCGCATTCTTCTCGTCGGAACACCGCTCTTCCATCGGGATATGCGCTGGACTCAACTCGCGCGGCAGGGCTTTGCATTTACACCCGTGACGAAACGACACTGCACCCTCGACTCCGACAGCACCGCGAACGTCCAGGCCATCGTGTATCAAGTGGGGGCGCGCGCAACGGATACTTTCGCTTTTCTCGAAGCCGTCGCAACTCGACAGAGTGACCTGTGCGTCATTCTCGTCGGACGCAATCAGAAACCTGACATGGTCGCGCAGTTTCTCCGCCAAGGCGCCTTCGACTATGTCAATTGGCCCGGGGCCCTCTCGCGCCTGACGGACTCACTGAACTGCGGGCTACGGAACCGCCAAACCTTCTTGGAAGTCCGCAACCTCTCCGGGGATCTGGCCTCCGCCAATCAATCCCTGGCCCGGGAGCGTGATACCCTCAAACAATTCAATCAACGCCTGGCCGGACTCAATCAGCTGACGCAAGCGCTGGCGAGATCCCTGAAGCCTGAGGATGTCGTTCAGGCTCTCTTTACCGGGCTTCCCGCACTGACCGGAGCGGAACTCATCGGCTTAGTCCGAACCAATCCCGAACATGTCTGGACATGGTCGCAAGGCGGCGATCAAGAGCGAGAACGGACACTCACAACGCAACTCCTCGGACGGCTCGGCCGATCGCCGCAGCGGGTCACGTCAGGAGCGACCACACTGCGCCTGGTCGGCTCGCGTCCCATGCCGCTGATGAGAGGGGAAGACGCCCTCCTCGCGCACCCGCAGCCTGAGACGCATGCCATGCACGATATTCCCTTGGCCATCGGACCGCACGCCATCGGAGTGCTCCACGTTCAACGAGCAGGATCCGCCCCCTTCACAGAAGACGAACAGCAGTTGCTGGCCACCATCGGCACGTCCCTTTCGCTCACTTTGCGGAATGCCGATGCTCACCAGGATCTCCAAGACATGGCTTTGCGGGATCCGCTGACAGGCGTGTTCAATCGCCGGGCACTTGATGAACCCCTCATGCGTGAGTTGAAGGCTGGACTTCGCTATGGAGCACCGGCCTGCCTGATGATCCTGGACCTCGATTATTTCAAAACCGTGAACGACCGCTTGGGACACACGGCCGGGGACCTCGTCTTGCGAGAGCTGGCCTCCTTAATGACGGACACCGTGCGCGACGTCGATACGGTCGGACGATACGGGGGAGAAGAGTTTGCCATTATCCTGCCGCATACCTCGATCGAGCAGGCGCAACCTTTAGCCGAACGCCTGCGAAATCTCATTGAAACCCATGCGTTCGACGTCGAAGATGGCACCGTTCGACTGACCGCCAGCATCGGGATTGCCGAGGTGTGCAATCCGGCCATCGCCGCGGTTGAGGATTGGGTGAACGCGGCCGATACGGCACTGTACGACGCGAAAGCACAGGGCCGTAATCGGGTGGTCGTGCACGCACCGGCTCCATTGGCTCCGGTTCAAGCCGCGACGCTCTGCGTCGCCGCCTAG
- a CDS encoding PilZ domain-containing protein, translating to MNHTQSLRDSSLAVDERREWIRVDDHLLMEFRLTSESADTPQPGTPPLTDEMIAAAVGKPTADLLARTGDTLATSPFLPWIMKVDWLMEVLLRGMAHIQPDSIAIARLTEVNISGGGISFVSPRPFQPADLLTLKLILPPFTPVNTSAKVIRTSPLTGAPGYLIATQYVDLSPDHQEDIIRHIIQTQAERLRARRNTGS from the coding sequence ATGAATCACACACAATCGCTCCGAGACTCTTCCCTCGCCGTCGATGAACGCCGGGAGTGGATTCGTGTCGATGATCACCTCCTGATGGAGTTCCGCCTCACGAGCGAATCGGCCGACACGCCCCAGCCGGGCACGCCTCCGCTGACCGATGAGATGATTGCCGCCGCCGTCGGAAAGCCGACCGCCGATCTGCTGGCACGCACGGGCGATACGCTGGCGACGTCGCCGTTCCTCCCGTGGATCATGAAAGTCGATTGGTTGATGGAGGTGCTGCTGCGTGGCATGGCGCATATTCAGCCGGACAGTATCGCCATCGCGCGACTGACCGAGGTGAATATCAGCGGGGGAGGGATCAGCTTCGTCTCACCGCGCCCGTTCCAACCAGCCGACCTGTTGACGCTGAAACTGATTCTTCCCCCCTTCACTCCCGTCAACACGAGCGCCAAGGTCATTCGCACCTCGCCGCTGACCGGGGCGCCCGGCTACCTGATCGCCACGCAATACGTCGACCTGTCTCCGGATCATCAAGAAGACATCATTCGCCACATCATCCAGACGCAAGCCGAACGGCTGCGGGCCAGACGGAACACCGGAAGCTAG
- a CDS encoding P-loop NTPase gives MATIISIASGKGGVGKSVVSANLALLLAKRGQRVVLADLDVGGADSHILFGLLNPPLTLTDFLNRRVPTLIEIAQPLSVHKNLRIIPGTGDTLATANMSYSKKKRLIRNFQELDTDIIVADIGAGTSYHALDFFLMADYHVAVATPDPTSVLDLYRFIKLAAIRRVLSSFLARDAMAEALSDRDFCSVEEVLDVAGKTDEAGRGIAETSLRTFQPALILNRVAGRSRVNVLQLRKLLKEYVGGDLTLLGEIPDDPAMERAVRSYLPVTELEPAAPAAVALGHIADTLLQRITGSPAKAA, from the coding sequence ATGGCCACGATCATCTCGATCGCGTCGGGAAAGGGCGGCGTCGGTAAGAGTGTGGTGTCGGCCAACCTCGCTCTTTTATTGGCCAAGCGCGGGCAACGGGTGGTGTTGGCCGACCTCGATGTGGGGGGAGCGGATAGCCACATTCTCTTCGGTCTTTTGAATCCGCCGCTCACCCTGACGGATTTTCTCAATCGCCGTGTGCCGACGCTCATCGAGATTGCCCAACCGCTCTCCGTCCATAAGAATCTGCGCATTATTCCTGGCACCGGTGACACGTTGGCCACGGCCAATATGTCCTACTCGAAGAAAAAGCGCCTCATCCGGAACTTTCAGGAGTTGGACACCGACATCATCGTTGCAGATATCGGCGCCGGGACCAGCTACCATGCCCTGGATTTCTTCCTCATGGCCGATTACCACGTCGCCGTGGCCACGCCGGACCCTACCTCGGTCTTGGACCTCTATCGCTTCATCAAACTGGCGGCCATCCGCCGCGTGCTGTCCTCGTTTCTTGCCCGTGACGCGATGGCGGAAGCGCTGTCTGACCGGGACTTCTGCAGCGTTGAAGAAGTCTTGGATGTGGCGGGAAAGACGGATGAAGCGGGACGTGGGATCGCCGAGACCTCGCTGCGTACGTTTCAACCGGCTCTGATCCTCAATCGCGTCGCCGGCCGCTCGCGGGTGAATGTGTTGCAGCTTCGGAAGCTCTTGAAGGAGTATGTCGGTGGTGACCTGACGCTCCTGGGAGAAATTCCAGACGACCCTGCCATGGAACGGGCTGTGCGCAGTTATCTGCCGGTCACCGAGCTGGAACCGGCGGCTCCGGCCGCGGTGGCGCTTGGACACATCGCCGACACTCTGCTACAACGGATTACTGGTTCTCCAGCGAAAGCCGCTTAA
- a CDS encoding helix-turn-helix domain-containing protein: MTASTVTQANTTDGEIMTVQEVARFLRVPKSTVYKLARVGELPASKIGKHWRFLRRDIHDWMHSRSQAA; the protein is encoded by the coding sequence ATGACCGCATCAACCGTGACACAGGCAAACACAACGGATGGCGAGATCATGACGGTCCAGGAAGTGGCGCGGTTTCTCCGCGTACCCAAGTCCACCGTCTATAAGCTCGCGCGTGTCGGCGAATTGCCGGCCTCGAAGATCGGGAAGCACTGGCGCTTTCTGCGACGCGACATCCATGACTGGATGCATAGCCGTTCACAAGCCGCGTAA
- a CDS encoding protein-glutamate O-methyltransferase CheR codes for MGSPVTKAEAEQSKRGMDAETFKLLREFIYEQTGITFQENQKYLLESRLASRLKEHKLTTYADYVNYLRFDTYRDRELVSLYGLITTNETYFYRDQPQLDSFIKTVIPAVMEANKASRQIRIWSAACSSGDEPYTLALMLSDYAPLVNWNIEILATDISEPILKLAKAGVYTAHALRHVPPHLKTRHFNAQGENFAISSTIKSRVKFMNLNLYDRPRLKLVRGIDIVFCRNCLIYFDEKAKHQIATDLAGALKPNGYLIIGFSESLTKMSDVLRSQHVGRAVVYQKL; via the coding sequence ATGGGCAGTCCTGTCACAAAAGCGGAAGCAGAACAGAGCAAACGCGGCATGGATGCCGAGACGTTCAAGCTGCTGCGGGAGTTTATCTACGAGCAGACGGGGATCACCTTTCAGGAGAATCAGAAGTATCTCCTGGAAAGTCGCCTGGCTTCGCGTCTCAAGGAACACAAGCTCACGACCTATGCCGACTACGTCAACTATCTCCGCTTTGATACCTATCGTGACCGAGAGCTCGTCTCCCTCTATGGCCTGATCACGACGAACGAGACCTATTTCTATCGGGATCAACCACAGCTCGACTCTTTCATCAAGACCGTCATCCCGGCCGTCATGGAAGCCAACAAGGCGTCCCGCCAGATCCGGATCTGGAGCGCCGCCTGTTCATCGGGAGATGAGCCCTACACGCTGGCCCTCATGTTGTCGGACTACGCGCCCCTGGTGAACTGGAATATTGAAATCCTGGCCACCGACATCAGCGAACCGATTCTGAAACTGGCCAAGGCCGGTGTCTATACCGCCCATGCCTTGCGTCACGTTCCCCCGCACCTCAAGACCAGACACTTCAATGCGCAAGGGGAGAATTTTGCCATTTCCTCGACGATCAAGAGTCGGGTGAAGTTCATGAATCTGAATCTCTACGATCGCCCACGCTTGAAACTGGTACGCGGCATCGACATCGTCTTCTGCCGGAACTGTCTGATCTATTTCGATGAGAAAGCAAAACATCAAATTGCGACTGATCTCGCCGGCGCGTTGAAGCCCAACGGCTATCTGATCATCGGCTTTTCGGAGTCCCTGACGAAAATGAGTGATGTACTTCGATCGCAACACGTCGGCCGAGCCGTCGTCTATCAAAAACTGTAA
- the cheY gene encoding chemotaxis response regulator CheY, which produces MPADLNMKILVVDDMSTMRRIVKNILKQLGFSNMEEAENGQEALQKLRTEPFGFVVSDWNMPVMPGIEMLRAIRADEKLKHIPVLMVTAEAQKENLIEAIQAGVNNYVVKPFTAETMQEKINKIFK; this is translated from the coding sequence ATGCCAGCAGATCTCAACATGAAGATTCTCGTCGTCGATGACATGTCGACCATGCGCCGTATTGTCAAAAACATTCTCAAGCAACTCGGCTTTTCCAATATGGAAGAAGCCGAAAACGGGCAGGAAGCCCTTCAGAAGCTGCGGACTGAGCCGTTCGGCTTTGTCGTGTCGGATTGGAACATGCCGGTCATGCCCGGCATCGAAATGCTCCGCGCCATTCGCGCCGACGAGAAGCTGAAACACATCCCCGTGCTTATGGTGACGGCCGAAGCGCAGAAAGAGAACCTCATCGAAGCCATCCAGGCTGGCGTGAACAACTATGTCGTCAAGCCGTTCACCGCGGAAACCATGCAGGAGAAGATCAACAAGATCTTCAAATAG
- a CDS encoding protein phosphatase CheZ yields MISRANVNASAPAKTLDDDIEPENAETALYEKLGELTRFIDKTIKTISQFSAPMSATTEQLPDATTHLRDLRKLTEEGTHKVMQQVETVEDNRKRVFAQMDALAQHLTGDDAAALASIRTGLKKDDKPLIDIITALSFQDLVAQRVNKLVTIVEEVEHKLLELVVVFGPYTKGAGKDEAGKAAEMLKQLEASKKTSMNQDVADEILKQFGFN; encoded by the coding sequence ATGATTTCACGAGCCAACGTGAATGCCAGCGCTCCCGCAAAGACTCTAGACGACGACATCGAGCCCGAGAATGCCGAGACCGCACTCTATGAGAAGCTCGGAGAACTGACCCGGTTCATCGACAAGACCATCAAGACGATTTCGCAATTCAGCGCCCCGATGAGCGCCACGACCGAGCAGCTGCCTGATGCGACCACGCATTTGCGCGATTTGCGCAAGTTGACGGAAGAAGGCACGCATAAAGTCATGCAGCAGGTCGAAACCGTCGAGGACAACCGCAAGCGGGTCTTCGCCCAAATGGACGCCCTCGCCCAGCACCTGACCGGAGACGACGCGGCGGCGCTGGCCTCCATCCGCACCGGATTAAAGAAGGACGATAAGCCGCTGATCGACATCATCACCGCGCTGTCGTTTCAGGACCTGGTCGCCCAACGCGTCAACAAGTTGGTGACGATTGTGGAAGAAGTCGAGCACAAACTGCTCGAACTGGTGGTGGTCTTCGGCCCCTACACGAAGGGCGCAGGAAAAGATGAGGCCGGAAAGGCCGCGGAAATGCTCAAACAGTTGGAAGCGTCGAAAAAGACGTCCATGAACCAGGATGTCGCGGACGAGATTTTGAAGCAGTTCGGATTTAATTAG
- a CDS encoding chemotaxis protein CheA: protein MDDETQEILNDFLTETTEMIDGLDQKFVELEAQPENKDLLNEIFRAMHSMKGSAGFLGFTHLVDVTHRAESILNKLRQGEMAVVPEIITVILETVDTVKLIMTEIRTSGTDVKIPVETMSQKLDDILAGKFSEAAAAPKPPVAPAPAAAQPQEPPQPAAPPPQLGEILVTEGLATKEQVFDALTEQSKQPDPKQPLGELLIQAKAISEKALDQALQKQEKHPKAEEDATIRVETKRLDSVMNLVGELVLGRNRLIKIGGILEQTHETDPQVRALSETLTQLNLVTTDLQLAVMKTRMLPIKKVMAKLPRMVRDLSSKLGKQVRLETHGEETELDKSVADEIGDPLVHLVRNAIDHGIEMPTERHAARKPSEGVLRIAASQEGNSIVIRIQDDGKGIALSKIKAKALQKGLISEAELATMEPREVVNLIFLPGFSTAEKVTDVSGRGVGMDVVRTNIRKMNGTVEIESEEGKGSLITIKLPLTIAIIQALMVEVERATFAIPLSSVIEAVRISKDEIKTINGREVLHLRDRVLPLLRLAKEFDIPTDTDRDRFYVVVAALGDRRIGVVVDELRSQEEVVIKSIWEYLDSIKGISGATITGEGKVVLILDISELVENAQAWHASAMVA from the coding sequence ATGGACGATGAAACGCAGGAAATACTCAACGACTTTCTGACCGAAACGACGGAGATGATCGACGGACTCGATCAGAAATTCGTCGAGCTCGAAGCGCAGCCGGAGAATAAAGATCTTCTCAACGAGATCTTCCGGGCCATGCACAGCATGAAGGGCTCGGCCGGCTTTCTAGGCTTCACTCATCTCGTCGATGTCACCCATCGGGCCGAAAGTATTCTGAATAAACTCCGGCAGGGGGAGATGGCCGTCGTTCCGGAAATCATCACGGTGATTCTTGAAACCGTCGATACCGTCAAGCTCATCATGACCGAGATTCGGACGTCCGGGACCGACGTGAAGATTCCCGTCGAGACGATGTCCCAGAAACTCGACGACATTCTCGCAGGGAAGTTCAGCGAGGCGGCGGCCGCTCCGAAGCCTCCGGTCGCTCCGGCACCGGCGGCCGCCCAGCCCCAGGAACCTCCGCAACCGGCCGCGCCGCCGCCCCAGTTGGGAGAAATTCTCGTCACCGAAGGTCTGGCGACCAAAGAGCAGGTGTTCGATGCCCTGACGGAGCAATCCAAACAGCCGGATCCCAAACAGCCGCTCGGAGAATTGCTTATCCAAGCGAAAGCGATCTCCGAGAAAGCGCTCGATCAGGCGTTGCAGAAGCAAGAGAAGCATCCCAAGGCCGAAGAGGATGCCACGATCCGCGTGGAAACGAAACGGCTCGACTCCGTCATGAATCTCGTCGGTGAATTGGTCCTCGGAAGAAATCGCCTGATCAAAATCGGCGGGATACTGGAACAGACACACGAAACGGATCCTCAGGTCCGGGCGCTCAGCGAAACACTCACCCAGCTGAATCTGGTGACGACAGACCTGCAACTTGCCGTCATGAAGACCCGCATGCTGCCGATCAAGAAAGTCATGGCCAAGCTGCCCCGCATGGTCCGGGACCTGTCGTCGAAACTCGGCAAGCAGGTGCGGCTGGAGACGCACGGAGAAGAGACCGAACTCGATAAGTCCGTGGCCGATGAAATCGGCGATCCGCTGGTCCACCTCGTGCGGAATGCCATCGACCACGGCATCGAAATGCCGACCGAACGGCATGCCGCCAGAAAACCCAGCGAGGGCGTCTTGCGTATTGCCGCAAGTCAGGAGGGCAACAGCATCGTCATTCGCATCCAGGACGACGGAAAAGGCATCGCGCTCAGCAAGATTAAAGCCAAGGCCTTGCAGAAGGGACTCATCAGCGAGGCGGAGCTGGCGACCATGGAACCACGGGAAGTCGTCAACTTGATCTTCCTGCCGGGCTTCAGCACGGCTGAGAAAGTCACGGATGTCTCCGGTCGCGGCGTCGGCATGGATGTCGTCCGAACCAATATCCGCAAGATGAACGGCACCGTCGAAATCGAGTCTGAAGAAGGCAAGGGGAGCCTCATCACGATCAAGCTGCCGCTGACCATCGCCATTATTCAAGCCTTGATGGTGGAAGTCGAACGGGCGACGTTTGCCATTCCCCTCAGCTCCGTCATCGAAGCCGTCCGGATTTCCAAGGATGAGATCAAGACCATCAACGGACGGGAAGTGTTGCATTTACGGGATCGCGTGCTGCCGCTGCTCCGGCTGGCCAAGGAGTTTGACATTCCCACAGACACGGATCGGGACCGCTTCTACGTGGTGGTCGCCGCGCTCGGGGATCGGCGCATCGGCGTCGTCGTCGATGAATTGCGGTCGCAGGAAGAAGTCGTCATTAAATCCATTTGGGAGTACTTGGACAGCATCAAAGGTATTTCCGGCGCCACGATCACCGGCGAAGGAAAGGTCGTCCTCATCCTGGATATTTCAGAACTCGTGGAAAACGCGCAAGCCTGGCATGCCTCCGCCATGGTGGCCTAG